A region of the Clostridium estertheticum subsp. estertheticum genome:
TATTTAATATAGTTCACCCAGATGATCGTTATATTATTAAGAAAAAATTAACTAATTAAGTTAATTTTACCAAACCGCTTTGTGCCAGATATCGACATAAAGATGGCCATTATGTTTGGCTAGAAGATCATTGCATCCCTATATACGATATAAATGGTACATTAATTAAACTAGAAGGATTTAATCGGGATATTACAGACAAAAAACAGTTAGAAGAAAAACTTGAAAGATTGAGTTATTACGATTACTTAACAGGAGCATATAATAGATGTTATCTAGAAAAAGAAATTCATATTCTAAATACGCAGATAGACCTTCCCATAGGTATTATATTTTGTGATTTGGATAATTTAAAAATAACTAATGATACTATGGGACACGAATATGGTGACAGATTAATAGTCAGTTATTTTAATATATTAAAAGCTACTTTTGCTAAGAGCTCAGTTATAGCAAGGACCGGTGGAGATGAATTTATAGTCATAATTAAGAATGTATCTCTTAATAAAGTAAAGGCTTTATTTGCACTTCTAAATGAATCAATATGTAAGCAAAATAAGCATAATCGTGAACTTCAAATAAAAGTATCTGTAGGATACTCTTTCTCTGAAACGTCTATAGGGGTAACTAGACAGTTTATTAATATTGCTGATAAGAATATGTACAAAAATAAGCTAAGCAAATAATAAAGAGATGGTGCGTAATATGAAAGTCTGTTCATGATAAGAGACCTACTATATAACATTTACCCCTGGGGTGGAATGTTATAATGTTATAATAAATTCCCCCCCAATACCACATTGTCCTTTTATCCATATTGTGCTGATTTGTTAGCTGTACTTCTATCTCAAGCTGTGTACCATCTTCTGTTTTAGCCGCTTGCCAATCATTCCCAAGGCTCTGACATCTTACAGAATTCGAAGCGAAGCGGACAAGCTCTGTTGCTAGTTGCCAGCGCTACTCTTTTCCAACATATGGATGAAAAAAGCGAAATCTGTTTATTAATTGCCCTAGCGAATATATTTTTTTATCTGATCTAAACTTTCATATTCTAAAATATTATCGATGATTATTTCTAATGTTGTCGCATCTAATTTTTGTATACTCTCCTTTAAATCATCTGGTATAATACCAAATTTTTTAATTAAAAATTTTATTGTGGTCCTCGCAAGAGTTTTTGTTTCACCCTCTTGCAACCCTTCTTCTCTACCTTTTTCATAAGGCTCTTTATATAATGCAGATGACATATAAATCTCCTCCTCTACAAACTCTTCATATTCACTTGTTTGATAAATCTTTTTTAAACACTCCACTGTTAAAAAATAATAATCCGTATCTTCTATTTTTTCTACTACTGACAAACATTCTAATATATGTTCTTTTTCAGTTTCTCCGTCATGTTTCATAAATACTCTAAGTGGATAAAATACTATACTCTTTTGACTTAGTATTTCATTTTTATCAATCTCATAAGCTTTTATAACCTTATAGTTGTATTTCATTATTTCTAGCCCTTGAACTGTACTTTCAAAACTGCCTTTAATATTCTTAACATTTACAGGCTTCTTTAGTACCATAAGTACCTGATAGATTGGTAAGTCATTATGCCATTTAATGTAGGTATAATACCTCAGCATTCTTTTCATCATTTGTGCGTTACTTTTATATACAGTTTCAAATTCTATGTGAAGAATAAAGCTTTCTTTATTCATATTAATCTTCGCTAAAAAATCCATTTCTCTCATATCGGGTACAGATAATTTTGTATGTTCTAAACTTATTTCATCTGCTTCTTTTACAGATGGTAAAATAAATTCTGCAATACCACGATAATCTTTTTTCTCTAAAATTCTTATAGTTTCATCATAAGTCTGTGGTCTTGTTTCATAGGACATTTAATCATTCACCCCTTTCTCTTATTATATCAAATCACTATACCTTTTACACTATAATGTTTATTATATTGTATGCCTATTCATTTCACGTCAATAACTAACCTAATCCAGTATAAAGATTTTTAATACAAAAAAACTACCAAAATTATATTTCTATAAATTTCAGTAGTTCCATCCCGTGGCTATCGCCATTCTTTTTTTCTTAACCTTCCAACTCTCCATTCCAATTTACATATACTTAATCAGCATCTGATGCTAGTGGATGACATTCTTTACTACATCCCTCACATATTCAACATCAAAATCATTTATCTCCGCAATGTATTCTATAGAAAGCCCCTTACTGTATTGTTTCAATATAAGCTGTTTTATCCCTTCTTCTCTTCCTTCTTCTCTACCTTCTTCCTTGTAGTGCAATTTTCTAATTTCGTCTATACTCAATTTAAATGCACCTCCTCTTTCCCTTTTATATTCTTCATATTTCTTTACAAACGCTATGTCTTCTGTTAAAAATAAATATCCTAAAAAATCTACTAATGCTTTTATTTGATCATTTCTTTTAACTTTATTATAAGTTGATAATTCATCTGATAGTTTTATTTATGCCTCATATATATCCTCATCTCTTGCACCTGTTTCTAATAAACTTTTCGCCATTTTAAAAACTAATTTGATTGGGTTATCATCACTAATATTTTCAAGTTCTATTTTTTCTACATCAATAGTTTTAAAGTTATATATTAATATTTCATTTTCTAACTCTGGTAGTTTATATACATAACTTTTATCTTTTCCACTATTACCTTTATAAGTATATATTGCTGCAGCTACTATTTCTGACCTATCTTTATTTTTATCTCTAAATTTGTCCCATATCCTATAAAAATATCTAAACATTCTTTCTCCAAAAATCTCATGCCCACTACTATAGCTTTGTACCTCTACATGAATAAATAAGATCTTTATTCACTTCCTTGTAATTCTGTAATTTACTAATTAATTTCATTATATCATATTAATTTTTCCTTACACCACTTTTAAATCATTAAAATATTGCCATGCAACAAAAAAACTACCAAAATTATATCTCTATAAATTTCAGTAGCTTCCACTTTAGTTATACCCAACATGCCACTTGCCATGTGGGTGGCACTATTTATTTTGGTACATATTATCATAATAATTCTGGTACTCACCTGACGTGATATTATCCATCCACTCTTTATTGTCTAAATTCCATTGTATCGTCTTTTTTATTCCTACTTCAAAAGTAGTTTCAGGATACCATCCAAGCTCTTCTTTTATCTTAGTTGGATCTATTCCATATCTTTTGTCATGGCCTAATCTATCTTCAACATAACTTATTAATTTTTCTGTTATTTCTTTATCTACATTTTCGTTTAAATAACTTATAATGGTTTTAACTATTTGTATATTAGCTCTCTCATTGTGTCCACCTATATTATAAACTTCACCTAATCTTCCACCGTTAATAACCATGTC
Encoded here:
- a CDS encoding GGDEF domain-containing protein: MSYYDYLTGAYNRCYLEKEIHILNTQIDLPIGIIFCDLDNLKITNDTMGHEYGDRLIVSYFNILKATFAKSSVIARTGGDEFIVIIKNVSLNKVKALFALLNESICKQNKHNRELQIKVSVGYSFSETSIGVTRQFINIADKNMYKNKLSK
- a CDS encoding DUF4351 domain-containing protein; the protein is MSYETRPQTYDETIRILEKKDYRGIAEFILPSVKEADEISLEHTKLSVPDMREMDFLAKINMNKESFILHIEFETVYKSNAQMMKRMLRYYTYIKWHNDLPIYQVLMVLKKPVNVKNIKGSFESTVQGLEIMKYNYKVIKAYEIDKNEILSQKSIVFYPLRVFMKHDGETEKEHILECLSVVEKIEDTDYYFLTVECLKKIYQTSEYEEFVEEEIYMSSALYKEPYEKGREEGLQEGETKTLARTTIKFLIKKFGIIPDDLKESIQKLDATTLEIIIDNILEYESLDQIKKYIR
- a CDS encoding Rpn family recombination-promoting nuclease/putative transposase, with translation MFRYFYRIWDKFRDKNKDRSEIVAAAIYTYKGNSGKDKSYVYKLPELENEILIYNFKTIDVEKIELENISDDNPIKLVFKMAKSLLETGARDEDIYEA